In Esox lucius isolate fEsoLuc1 chromosome 3, fEsoLuc1.pri, whole genome shotgun sequence, the sequence ctaacacagatttaaacagatttgtgaacaatatttgagagaattaggccttttgtgtacatagatagtcttagatctttgagttcagctcatgataaatggaggcaaaaacaaaagtgttgggtttataattatgttcagtgttttttttgttgagcaaaactgtaaaatgtttccCTTTGGAAGGACCAACGTTGCCTTTGGTTGCCTTATAATTCTATGTTAAATCCACAAACAGCTCAAAGAAGAGTTTCAGCAACCTTATTAGGTGAAATTACAAATGTGCAGTGTTATAACTCATAACATCGTTTAATGTCACGCTCATCAATTCCCAGCTTGTCCTATTGCCGCTTGATTTTCTAGAATGCTTGTTCTGCGTCTGTTGACATCTGCAATGTACACTGGATTGTAAAAGTATAGCTGTCATTTGAGATATCTCACAAAACACTCTTACTTTCTTTTCTCAGATGGGCATTTCCAGAGATGCATTGACATGTCAGGCTGCAAGAACTTCGAACTGAACGCCTACATAGACATAAAGTGCTGTGATACTgacaaatgtaacacattttagAACTCTCTGCTGTAATCCCAGCAACTGGAACCAACATTTTGTCTGAAGGGACTATTCTGTTGTAACATTCTAGAATTTATGTTTTGATTCACATTCTAGAAGAGtacaattcatttgaaacagTGTGATTCACTAGGACAGACGTCCCACCATCACATCACGTTCTAATGAGCAAGAAATATCACTAACGTGATCACTAgacttaaaaacaacattttgttttgttgacttAATCATGAAatctaataaaatgtaaacatttacgACAACTAATTAACTAATTGTTAATGAATCCTCCCTGTATTAATGACAAAACATACACCCCTGAGATACATAATCACTTTCCTCTTTAATGATTACAAtcaaaaaagaacatttgtaCATCATATTGAACATTAGAAAATGGGATGCAGATATTTTGGCAGACCACCATAACGTCCTTGGGGGAGAAACCTCTGACTAGTGAAGAGGTGAGTGGGTTGGACAGGAAGTAGAAAAACAGAAGAGCAGGATTCACTCTTAGTATTATTGGGGGGCGTCTTACGTCAGGGGTGCACGGCGGGACAATGACAATAGTGACAGGGCTCGGTGTACACTGAACGCAATTACtgaaaatgcatgttaaaaaaagaggaaaagttCGTCTTTGTGACAACTCTAATATGAAGAGGACGTGAAACCAAATCACATAGAAATACATCTTCTGTGACAGAGTCGGCATCCACCAATGGGCCAGAATGGACACCGGTAGAACCATGCATAATACCAGAACATTTTCTGGTTCATCTGTACATGGTTCTGATAATGGAtacagttgttgtttgtgctccaTCTGTATGAGGTTCTCAGGGTTGGATCCAGGTGTTGTTTCTGCTCCATCTGCTTGAGGTTCTGAGGCTGGGTCAGGACCTTTGTATAAGGTTCTGTGGTCTGGTTACTAAGCAGCAGCCTGGTCCTGGGTTTGTAGAGACTAGGTAGGAGGATAAGGGTGTAGTAGAGACTAGGTAAGATGATAAGGGTGTATTAGAGACTAGGTAGGAGGATAAGGGTGTAGTAGAGACTAGGTAGGAGGATATGGGTGTAGTAGAGACTAGGTAGGAGGATAAGGGTGTAGTAGAGACTAGGTAAGAGGTTAAGGGTGTAGTAGAGACTAGGTAAGAGGATAAGGGTGTAGTAGAGACTAGGTAAGATGATAAGGGTGTATTAGAGACTAGGTAAGAGGATAAGGGTGTATTAGAGACTAGGTAAGAGGATACGGGTGTAGTAGAGACTAGGTAAGATGATAAGGGTGTATTAGAGACTAGGTAAGAGGATAAGGGTGTATTAGAGACTAGGTAAGAGGATAAGGGTGTAGTAGAGACTAGGTAAGAGGTTAAGGGTGTAGTAGAGACTAGGTAAGAGGATAAGGGTGTAGTAGAGACTAGGTAAGAGGATAAGGGTGTATTAGAGACTAGGTAGGAGGATAAGGGTGTATTAGAGACTAGGTAGGAGGTTAAGTGTGTAGTAGAGACTAGGTAAGAGGATAAGGGTGTAGTAGAGACTAGGTAAGAGGATAAGGGTGTATTAGAGACTAGGTAGGAGGATAAGGGTTAATGAGACTTACTTCTTTGCAGGAAGTCACTTTTGTATTATTGTGGGAAGTATAGTGCAGAAACAACCAATCAAcctttcacaacaaacaagacCATCACAATGATATGGAGAGTTGACAGTAGATGACAGCAGACAGTTAAGACAGTTGATGACAGTGGACAGTTGATGACTGTAAATGACAGTTGAGAAATAGTATTTGAGCTGGCAGGTAGCCTTCAAGTAAGGGGATATCCCAGTGCAGTGTCCTGTTCTTTGCGTTGATAGGTCAGAAACTCTACATCAAGGAGCAGGAAGTCTTCCCTGATTGGACGCCGCCTTCCAGCTTCTCCGCCTCCTGGATCATTCTCTTGAACACCTCCACTGCTGTCTaaggaaacacagagagagaatggaatACAGTTGGAAGCAGAATTCAGTTTAATAGAAGATTAATTTCTAGTTATTAgatcattattattacattaataaAAGACTGATGTAGAATCCAACACAACAGAATACAGTTGACCCCAAAACCGTATCAATAACATTTATCCATTTTAACTGTGTTATCTAATATAACAACTACGCCATTCATCTTAAAGACAAAGAAACCCTACACAGTCATGCAACATTGGTCTGGAATATTCCCTATAATGGGAAGAGAAAAACTGCCCCCTGGTGTGATATGTGGGTAGCGCAGGACACTTCTCAACACTGCCATGCTCACTGCCAGAGTTTCTTAATGGGTCAATTGAAACCTACAACTTcaaccagactggtcttggtactgtaaaaaacctacaactactaccagactgttcttactgtataaaacctacaactactaccagactgttcttactgtataaaacctacaactactaccagactggtcttggtactgtataaaacctacaactacaaCCAGACTGgccttggtactgtataaaaacctaaaactacaaccagactggtcttggtactgtataaaacctacaacttcaaccagactggtcttggtactgtaaaaaacctaaaactactaccagactggtcttggtactgtataaaatcctacaactactaccagactggtcttgatactgtataaaacctacaactactaccagactggttttggtactgtataaaacctacaactactaccagactggtcttgatactgtataaaacctacaactactaccagactggtcttgatacTGTATAAACGATACAATTACTACCaaactggtcttggtactgtattaaaCCTAAAACTACTACCATATTGGTCgtgatactgtataaaacctacaactactaccagactgttcttactgtataaaacctacaactactaccagactggtcttggtactgtataaaacctacaactactaccagactggtcttggtactgtataaaacctacaactacaaCCAGACTGgccttggtactgtataaaaacctacaactactaccagactggtcttggtactgtataaaacctacaactacaaCCAGACTGgccttggtactgtataaaaacctacaactactaccagacagGTCATGGTACTGTATTAAACCTAAAACTACAACCACATTAGTCATGCTACTGTATAAAGattgtaaataaagacactgcATGAACATTGCTAGGGTGGGACTGAATAAATCCCAACTTTAACCCCAGTGGGCAGGGATCTGAAGAGGATTCTTACATTCAGCTCTTCCAGTGATGGGACCAAAATAATTGCAGGACATATTTTCAAGGGCAATAACAATGAAATCCACAAACTCCAAGCTCATCAATAGTTTAAAGTAATAATGCAAATTGTACATATGCCTTGTCATTCCCCTTTAAGGTTTCTGTGACAACGAGAAAATAAACCAGTCGATGTCACCTGGTTCTCTTTAGCTGAGGATTCCATGAAGGCAGCCCGCCACGATTCTGCTAGTGTCTTTCCCTCCTCACAGCTGATCACCCTGgaaacacaaagcacacacacaaatcacacacCACAGGTTAAGGTATGTCTGTTCTGTTAAATCGCAAGCAACATGTAATCGAGTAtgggtgtgaatgtgtgtcagtAACATACCGTTCCATGTGCAGATCGTTCTTATTTCCCACCAACATAATAGGTACTCTGTAGAGAAAGACAACCAGACCTCGTTACTCAGAGATCTACTGATCATAGGTACGCTGTAGAGAAAGACAACCACACCTCGTTACTCAGAGATCTACTGATCATAAATACGCTGTAGAGAAAGACAACCAGACCTCGTTACTCAGAGATCTACTGATCATAGATACGCTGTAGAGAAAGACAACCAGACCTCGTTACTCAGAGATCTACTGATCATAGATACGCTGTAGAGAAAGACACCCAGACCTCGTTACTCAGAGATCTACTGATCATAGGTACGCTGTAGAGAAAGACAACCAGACCTCTTTACTCAGAGATCTACTGATCATAGATACGCTGTAGAGAAAGACAACCAGACCTCGTTACTCAGAGATCTActgatcataggtactctttagaGAAAGATAATCACACCTTGTTACTCAGAGATCTACTGATCATAGATAATCTGTAGAAAATGATAATCACACAATATGATCTCATATTTCAGTGACACAGTACATTTGTTGTGATTGTAATACTCACTGAGCTTTCCCCACCATATCCAGCAGTTTTTCATGGATAACCTGAACTACTTCAAAActggaggggaagagagataAAAGTGTTGTCATACACCTGATAAGAGTAGTTACATGGCAAAATTACAGCTCTGTTCCCCAAATTCCCAGATGTTCATTTAGGCCTGTCTGGAGAACTTTAAATGTCACCTGAATTGTGTGAACTTAGCCAGGTCTTAATACAGCAGGGGGACAAAATGTTCTCTTTAGCCAGGTCTTTATATAGCAGGGGGACAAACTGTTCTCTTTAGCCAGGTCATAATACAGCAGGGGGACAAAATGTTCTCTTTAGCCAGGTCTTTATATAGCAGGGGGACAAACTGTTCTCTTTAGCCAGGTCTTTATATAGCAGGGGGACAAACTGATTTCCATAGTGATTTCCATAGTGAACTATTCATGTATTTTGGTCCAACCTCACCTTATATTCAACTTATCAGCATCTCGTCAAGATTCCAATTAACTGAATAAGCTTTAGTTCAGGGCTGGAGCTAAGGcatactgtggatataaaaagtctacacacccctgttaaaatgccaggttattttGATGTataagaatgaaacaaagataaatcatgtccaaaatgttttcacctttttcaattgaaaaaaaacctgaaatctttgaggggggaaaatataaatctcacaataacctggttgcacaagtgtgcacacttttaaactaatactttgttgaagcaccttttgattttattacagcactcattctttttgggtaggagtctattagcatggcacatcttgacatggcaatatttgccaacTTTGCAAAAGCagtcaaaatctgtcagattgcgaggacatctcctgtgcacagccctcttcaaatcaccccacagatgttcaattggattcaggtctaggctctggctgggccattccaaaacgttaatcctCTTCAGATGAAGCcaagcttttgtggatttggatgtgtgctttgggtcattgtcgtgctgaaaggtgaacttccccttcatctttagctttctaacggatgcctaaaggttttgtgccaaaattgcctggtatttggaactattcataattcccaccaccctgactaaggcttcggttccagctgaagaaaaacagcccaaaagcatgatgctgccaccaccatgtttcactgtgggtatggtgttctttgggtgatgggcagtgttgtttttgtgccaaacatacctcttggaattatggccaaaaagttcaaacttggtttaatcagaccataacacattttcttttgggaGACTTAGTTTTTtcttgcaaacttcagccgggcatggatgtttttctttgtaagaaaaggcttccgtcttgccacctaccccatagcccattcatatgaagaatatgggagatatttgtcacatgtagcacacagccagtacttgccagaaattcctgcagttcctttaatattgctgtaggcctcttggaagcctccctgaccagttttcttctcatcttttcatacaatttggagggatgtccagttatTGGTAATGTTTcttttgtgacatattttctccacttgatgactgtcttcactgtgttccattatatatctaatgctttggaatttttttgtacccttctcctgactgatattgttcaacaatgagatccctctgatgctttggaagctctctgcggaccatggcttttgctctcaGAAggaactaagaaaatgtcaggaaaatcctactagaacagctgaagtttatttgtgattaatcagtcactttaaatgatggcaggtgtgtaatgacttctatttaacatgaatgagtttgaatgtgattggttaattctgaacacagccacatccccagttataagagggtgtgcacacttatgcaaccaggttattgtaaggtttatatttttcaattttccccctcgaagatttcagtttgtttttcaactgaattgttcacattataggtcacattaaaagttgacaagttctgacattatttatctttgtctcattcttttacatcacaaaaacctgccattttaacaggggcgtgtagactttttatatccactgtacatacccATTGTCTGACCATCTCTGTGGTATACAGTTCTTCATAATCTGGTCAGTGAAATATTGCGAGTGTACAGACTAACCTCTTATTAGACGTGACGGAGTAGACCAGAATGTAACCATTGATGTCTATGGAGTATGTCTGAGGAAAGATGGAGTATTCAtcctggggagagagagagaaaaaaaataaaggacagttGAAGATAATATTGCAAAGGAGGTTAGGTGAAATGGAAGGAAGAatgagagagtgacagagaccGACAGAGGGTGTGAGAAACTCAGAGGGTAGAGCCTACAACACGGTGGTTATTAGAAGCATTAATATGAAGCAGCTAATCCACTGATGCTTTAAGCTCTGCAATGGTTCAGATGTACCTGTCTTGATTTGAACCAGTTTGAAGCAACAGAAAAATAACCCAACAACAGCAAATATGGATAAGCGTGATTGTAATGAATGGACAGGGGCTGATACAATGTTCCCAAGTAATATTTCCAAGTCTGAAACTTCAGTGGACATAAACTAAAAAAAGCTCATTACATTTTCTGCAGGAAAGTTTTCCTGTAACAAGACGATTATTCAAGAAGACAGGTCTATATGGGGTTTACAGGAACACTGCTGTAGTGTGACTCCTACCTGGCCAGCTGTGTCTACCAGCTGCAGATGATATTCTTGACCATCTATCGTGATCATCTTGGTAAATGCTGCAAGAGGGAAGACATGAGGTCAACGGCCCTGACCcataacagaatgacagatgGAGGTTGACTATGCTGGTTAGGTGCTGAACACATGACGTGTTGCTGTGTCCCACTGGACAGATTAGAGCCGACTCTCTGAGCTACCAAGCTTT encodes:
- the LOC105030778 gene encoding GTP-binding protein Rheb produces the protein MPQPKSRKIAILGYRSVGKSSLTIQFVEGQFVDSYDPTIENTFTKMITIDGQEYHLQLVDTAGQDEYSIFPQTYSIDINGYILVYSVTSNKSFEVVQVIHEKLLDMVGKAQVPIMLVGNKNDLHMERVISCEEGKTLAESWRAAFMESSAKENQTAVEVFKRMIQEAEKLEGGVQSGKTSCSLM